A single region of the Brachypodium distachyon strain Bd21 chromosome 3, Brachypodium_distachyon_v3.0, whole genome shotgun sequence genome encodes:
- the LOC100836361 gene encoding protein trichome birefringence-like 12 isoform X1 produces the protein MRRLRLPLLLLLPVTLTLLLLVLLFPSSPPPPRIPLPCGADPSDATAGRWIRTPTPPPPPLYSPSCPFHRNAWNCLRNGRAPVAALSWSPARCGGALPRLDPAAFLAAARGRRIGLVGDSLAENLVVALLCALRATDGGARRWKRRGAWRGGYFPEEDVVVAYHRAVLLAKYTWQPVENSELRKDGIKGTYRVDVDIPADDWVNVTKFYDVLIFNTGHWWGPDKFPKETPLVFYRGGKPIEPPLGIFDGLKVVLKSMASYIEREVPSKTLKLWRTQSPRHFDGGEWDHNGTCVSDRILEEHEVCHLKANLFYDLTCISKFPSHGPSKTFCAARLLVRSQVRGSEQRSEASELGDPGSARRHGYPAAQPDLHERVPCRRPPSHLAREEGRGGRLGTGLYALVPARRTRHMGRHPGCTDLALLQAGQRLTPCVGASWKLFGLRSPVTSPCKMFFWERRA, from the exons atgcggcgcctccgcctcccgctgctgctcctcctccccgtaACCCTAACACTCCTCCTGCTCGTCCTTCTCTTCCCCTCttccccgcccccgccgcgcaTCCCCCTCCCCTGCGGCGCGGACCCATCGGACGCCACCGCGGGCCGATGGATCCGGACCCCgaccccgcccccgccgccgctctacTCCCCGTCCTGCCCGTTCCACCGCAACGCCTGGAACTGCCTCCGCAACGGGCgcgcccccgtcgccgcgcTCTCCTGGTCCCCCgcccgctgcggcggcgccttGCCGAGGCTCGACCCGGCCGCGTtcctggcggcggccaggggCCGGCGGATCGGGCTCGTGGGGGACTCGCTGGCGGAGAACCTGGTCGTGGCGCTGCTGTGCGCGCTCCGGGCgaccgacggcggcgcgcggaggtGGAAGCGGCGCGGGGCGTGGCGCGGCGGGTACTTCCCTGAAGaggacgtcgtcgtcgcgTACCACCGCGCCGTGCTGCTCGCCAAGTACAC GTGGCAGCCTGTAGAGAATTCCGAACTTCGGAAGGATGGAATAAAGGGAACTTACAGAGTGGATGTTGACATTCCTGCTGATGATTGGGTAAATGTCACCAAGTTCTATGATGTGCTCATTTTCAACACTGGACATTG GTGGGGTCCAGATAAATTCCCAAAAGAGACTCCCCTTGTTTTCTACCGAGGAGGAAAACCAATTGAGCCTCCACTTGGCATCTTCGATGGACTGAAAGTAGTCCTCAAAAGTATGGCCTCCTACATTGAAAGGGAGGTCCCAAGTAAAACGCTGAAGCTGTGGCGCACACAGTCACCCAGGCACTTCGACGGAGGCGAATGGGATCACAACGGCACTTGCGTGTCTGATAGGATCCTAGAGGAACACGAGGTATGCCATCTGAAGGCCAACCTTTTCTATGATCTGACATGTATTTCGAAATTCCCGAGTCATGGCCCCTCTAAAACCTTTTGTGCAGCTCGACTCCTGGTTCGATCCCAGGTTCGGGGGAGTGAACAAAGAAGCGAGGCTAGTGAACTCGGCGATCCAGGAAGCGCTCGTCGGCACGGATATCCAGCTGCTCAACCTGACCTACATGAGCGAGTTCCGTGCCGACGCCCACCCAGCCATCTGGCTCGGGAAGAAGGACGCGGTGGCCGTCTGGGGACAGGACTGTATGCACTGGTGCCTGCCCGGCGTACCAGACACATGGGTCGACATCCTGGCTGCACGGATCTCGCACTACTTCAAGCAGGGCAAAGGCTGACGCCGTGTGTGGGTGCATCGTGGAAGTTGTTTGGATTACGATCGCCTGTTACTTCCCCCTGTAAAATGTTCTTTTGGGAAAGACGGGCATAA
- the LOC100836361 gene encoding protein trichome birefringence-like 12 isoform X2, whose translation MRRLRLPLLLLLPVTLTLLLLVLLFPSSPPPPRIPLPCGADPSDATAGRWIRTPTPPPPPLYSPSCPFHRNAWNCLRNGRAPVAALSWSPARCGGALPRLDPAAFLAAARGRRIGLVGDSLAENLVVALLCALRATDGGARRWKRRGAWRGGYFPEEDVVVAYHRAVLLAKYTWQPVENSELRKDGIKGTYRVDVDIPADDWVNVTKFYDVLIFNTGHWWGPDKFPKETPLVFYRGGKPIEPPLGIFDGLKVVLKSMASYIEREVPSKTLKLWRTQSPRHFDGGEWDHNGTCVSDRILEEHELDSWFDPRFGGVNKEARLVNSAIQEALVGTDIQLLNLTYMSEFRADAHPAIWLGKKDAVAVWGQDCMHWCLPGVPDTWVDILAARISHYFKQGKG comes from the exons atgcggcgcctccgcctcccgctgctgctcctcctccccgtaACCCTAACACTCCTCCTGCTCGTCCTTCTCTTCCCCTCttccccgcccccgccgcgcaTCCCCCTCCCCTGCGGCGCGGACCCATCGGACGCCACCGCGGGCCGATGGATCCGGACCCCgaccccgcccccgccgccgctctacTCCCCGTCCTGCCCGTTCCACCGCAACGCCTGGAACTGCCTCCGCAACGGGCgcgcccccgtcgccgcgcTCTCCTGGTCCCCCgcccgctgcggcggcgccttGCCGAGGCTCGACCCGGCCGCGTtcctggcggcggccaggggCCGGCGGATCGGGCTCGTGGGGGACTCGCTGGCGGAGAACCTGGTCGTGGCGCTGCTGTGCGCGCTCCGGGCgaccgacggcggcgcgcggaggtGGAAGCGGCGCGGGGCGTGGCGCGGCGGGTACTTCCCTGAAGaggacgtcgtcgtcgcgTACCACCGCGCCGTGCTGCTCGCCAAGTACAC GTGGCAGCCTGTAGAGAATTCCGAACTTCGGAAGGATGGAATAAAGGGAACTTACAGAGTGGATGTTGACATTCCTGCTGATGATTGGGTAAATGTCACCAAGTTCTATGATGTGCTCATTTTCAACACTGGACATTG GTGGGGTCCAGATAAATTCCCAAAAGAGACTCCCCTTGTTTTCTACCGAGGAGGAAAACCAATTGAGCCTCCACTTGGCATCTTCGATGGACTGAAAGTAGTCCTCAAAAGTATGGCCTCCTACATTGAAAGGGAGGTCCCAAGTAAAACGCTGAAGCTGTGGCGCACACAGTCACCCAGGCACTTCGACGGAGGCGAATGGGATCACAACGGCACTTGCGTGTCTGATAGGATCCTAGAGGAACACGAG CTCGACTCCTGGTTCGATCCCAGGTTCGGGGGAGTGAACAAAGAAGCGAGGCTAGTGAACTCGGCGATCCAGGAAGCGCTCGTCGGCACGGATATCCAGCTGCTCAACCTGACCTACATGAGCGAGTTCCGTGCCGACGCCCACCCAGCCATCTGGCTCGGGAAGAAGGACGCGGTGGCCGTCTGGGGACAGGACTGTATGCACTGGTGCCTGCCCGGCGTACCAGACACATGGGTCGACATCCTGGCTGCACGGATCTCGCACTACTTCAAGCAGGGCAAAGGCTGA
- the LOC100839098 gene encoding SWR1-complex protein 3 isoform X2, giving the protein MAVHLRPGGGDAEQEPGASRGARRRRARLETASKAQRETGEAMLKLQRRVEELQAAAREKDAEVGRLRAEAAGARTKLQEAHQADASRRGRWEAAYLELILGANRKLDELRDCGLGDPGTSAKNPNFKESESCANLSQNTAEHDIASNLGTELRKLKQAYEILSSKKDKEVSALLSERDFVCDQMSIMEQDFAALLKKLEAAQATESAQKLQQNINELQVLAEKKDDEISRLRAKAVSAKEKIDYLQLLVKEKDDEIERLKGGLPETIPKRNKDISETHKRSRNEGPAVWTESKNSCPRTMIEEDFASEIEMAEKHGQAETSKKPKYASSLSNSGNGGDGDEQSGHDEDGDEQSGGDKDDELIGTDEDGDEQSGTDEDSDEQSGTDEDGNEQSGSDDGSEDVDEQNREDERIWKGQSTMKCSLRKYRNGQSTMKSTGNWALFVSDVNDILADRPDRHKRFIDFLHTFRHKKPRIDSVASTMECVLDGHPDLVRRFNKNRIEVKTKWRPVPGGQRSHQGQRGGEVGKEEKPIFQTKQIVEPLNQTLPKKRGRPRARSWYSWKRGEAQVH; this is encoded by the exons ATGGCAGTCCATCTACGACCGGGTGGAGGCGATGCTGAGCAAGAGCCAGGCGCGAGCCGaggcgctcgccgccgacgcgcgcGCCTGGAGACGGCCAGCAAGGCCCAGCGCGAGACCGGGGAGGCCATGCTGAAGCTCCAGCGGCGCGTGGAGGAGCTgcaagcggcggcgcgagagAAGGACGCCGAGGTCGGCAGGCTGCGGGCGGAAGCCGCTGGTGCCAGGACGAAGCTGCAGGAAGCGCACCAG GCGGACGCGAGCAGGAGGGGGAGGTGGGAGGCGGCCTACCTGGAGCTGATTCTCGGGGCTAATCGGAAGCTCGATG AGCTCAGAGATTGTGGCTTGGGTGATCCCGGAACTTCTGCAAAAAACCCCAACTTTAAG GAATCGGAAAGTTGTGCAAATCTCAGTCAAAATACTGCAGAGCATGACATTGCAAGCAATTTAGGTACAGAGCTAAGAAAGCTAAAGCAAGCTTATGAGATCCTGAGCTCAAAAAAGGACAAGGAAGTTTCTGCACTGCTCTCAGAAAGGGATTTTGTGTGTGACCAGATGAGCATAATGGAGCAGGACTTCGCCGCGCTCCTGAAGAAACTGGAGGCAGCACAAGCTACTGAGTCAGCACAAAAGCTTCAACAGAACATAAATGAGCTTCAAGTGTTGGCCGAAAAGAAGGATGATGAGATTAGCAGATTGCGAGCAAAAGCTGTTAGTGCGAAAGAGAAGATAGATTATCTACAGTTATTGGTCAAGGAGAAAGATGATGAAATCGAAAGACTCAAAGGTGGGCTCCCTGAGACTATTCCAAAGCGTAACAAGGATATCAGTGAGACACATAAAAGATCTAGGAATGAAGGTCCAGCTGTATGGACAGAATCGAAAAATAGTTGTCCTAGAACTATGATAGAAGAAGATTTTGCATCTGAAATAGAAATGGCAGAAAAACATGGGCAAGCTGAGACTAGTAAGAAGCCCAAGTATGCCTCTTCGTTATCAAAT AGTGGAAATGGTGGCGATGGTGATGAGCAGAGTGGACATGATGAGGATGGTGATGAGCAGAGTGGAGGTGATAAGGATGATGAGCTGATTGGAACTGATGAGGATGGTGATGAGCAGAGTGGAACTGATGAGGATAGTGATGAGCAGAGTGGAACTGATGAGGATGGTAATGAGCAGAGTGGAAGTGATGATGGCAGTGAGGATGTTGATGAGCAGAATAG GGAGGACGAGAGGATCTGGAAAGGTCAGAGCACTATGAAATGCTCGTTACGGAAGTACCGCAACGGTCAGAGCACTATGAAATCTACTGGCAACTGGGCTCTGTTCGTCAGCGACGTGAATGACATTTTGGCGGACCGACCTGACAGGCACAAGAGGTTCATCGACTTCTTGCACACCTTCAGGCACAAGAAGCCCCG CATTGACTCGGTGGCCTCGACCATGGAGTGTGTGTTGGATGGGCACCCCGATCTCGTCCGTCGGTTCAACAAGAATCGGATCGAGGTGAAGACCAAGTGGAGACCAGTTCCTGGCGGACAAAGATCGCATCAAGGTcaaagaggaggagaagtTGGAAAGGAGGAGAAGCCCATCttccaaaccaaacaaatagTGGAACCACTTaaccaaacactacctaaGAAGAGGGGAAGACCAAGGGCAAGGAGTTGGTATAGTTGGAAAAGAGGAGAAGCCCAGGTTCATTaa
- the LOC100839098 gene encoding SWR1-complex protein 3 isoform X1: MAVHLRPGGGDAEQEPGASRGARRRRARLETASKAQRETGEAMLKLQRRVEELQAAAREKDAEVGRLRAEAAGARTKLQEAHQADASRRGRWEAAYLELILGANRKLDELRDCGLGDPGTSAKNPNFKESESCANLSQNTAEHDIASNLGTELRKLKQAYEILSSKKDKEVSALLSERDFVCDQMSIMEQDFAALLKKLEAAQATESAQKLQQNINELQVLAEKKDDEISRLRAKAVSAKEKIDYLQLLVKEKDDEIERLKGGLPETIPKRNKDISETHKRSRNEGPAVWTESKNSCPRTMIEEDFASEIEMAEKHGQAETSKKPKYASSLSNSGNGGDGDEQSGHDEDGDEQSGGDKDDELIGTDEDGDEQSGTDEDSDEQSGTDEDGNEQSGSDDGSEDVDEQNRREDERIWKGQSTMKCSLRKYRNGQSTMKSTGNWALFVSDVNDILADRPDRHKRFIDFLHTFRHKKPRIDSVASTMECVLDGHPDLVRRFNKNRIEVKTKWRPVPGGQRSHQGQRGGEVGKEEKPIFQTKQIVEPLNQTLPKKRGRPRARSWYSWKRGEAQVH; this comes from the exons ATGGCAGTCCATCTACGACCGGGTGGAGGCGATGCTGAGCAAGAGCCAGGCGCGAGCCGaggcgctcgccgccgacgcgcgcGCCTGGAGACGGCCAGCAAGGCCCAGCGCGAGACCGGGGAGGCCATGCTGAAGCTCCAGCGGCGCGTGGAGGAGCTgcaagcggcggcgcgagagAAGGACGCCGAGGTCGGCAGGCTGCGGGCGGAAGCCGCTGGTGCCAGGACGAAGCTGCAGGAAGCGCACCAG GCGGACGCGAGCAGGAGGGGGAGGTGGGAGGCGGCCTACCTGGAGCTGATTCTCGGGGCTAATCGGAAGCTCGATG AGCTCAGAGATTGTGGCTTGGGTGATCCCGGAACTTCTGCAAAAAACCCCAACTTTAAG GAATCGGAAAGTTGTGCAAATCTCAGTCAAAATACTGCAGAGCATGACATTGCAAGCAATTTAGGTACAGAGCTAAGAAAGCTAAAGCAAGCTTATGAGATCCTGAGCTCAAAAAAGGACAAGGAAGTTTCTGCACTGCTCTCAGAAAGGGATTTTGTGTGTGACCAGATGAGCATAATGGAGCAGGACTTCGCCGCGCTCCTGAAGAAACTGGAGGCAGCACAAGCTACTGAGTCAGCACAAAAGCTTCAACAGAACATAAATGAGCTTCAAGTGTTGGCCGAAAAGAAGGATGATGAGATTAGCAGATTGCGAGCAAAAGCTGTTAGTGCGAAAGAGAAGATAGATTATCTACAGTTATTGGTCAAGGAGAAAGATGATGAAATCGAAAGACTCAAAGGTGGGCTCCCTGAGACTATTCCAAAGCGTAACAAGGATATCAGTGAGACACATAAAAGATCTAGGAATGAAGGTCCAGCTGTATGGACAGAATCGAAAAATAGTTGTCCTAGAACTATGATAGAAGAAGATTTTGCATCTGAAATAGAAATGGCAGAAAAACATGGGCAAGCTGAGACTAGTAAGAAGCCCAAGTATGCCTCTTCGTTATCAAAT AGTGGAAATGGTGGCGATGGTGATGAGCAGAGTGGACATGATGAGGATGGTGATGAGCAGAGTGGAGGTGATAAGGATGATGAGCTGATTGGAACTGATGAGGATGGTGATGAGCAGAGTGGAACTGATGAGGATAGTGATGAGCAGAGTGGAACTGATGAGGATGGTAATGAGCAGAGTGGAAGTGATGATGGCAGTGAGGATGTTGATGAGCAGAATAG AAGGGAGGACGAGAGGATCTGGAAAGGTCAGAGCACTATGAAATGCTCGTTACGGAAGTACCGCAACGGTCAGAGCACTATGAAATCTACTGGCAACTGGGCTCTGTTCGTCAGCGACGTGAATGACATTTTGGCGGACCGACCTGACAGGCACAAGAGGTTCATCGACTTCTTGCACACCTTCAGGCACAAGAAGCCCCG CATTGACTCGGTGGCCTCGACCATGGAGTGTGTGTTGGATGGGCACCCCGATCTCGTCCGTCGGTTCAACAAGAATCGGATCGAGGTGAAGACCAAGTGGAGACCAGTTCCTGGCGGACAAAGATCGCATCAAGGTcaaagaggaggagaagtTGGAAAGGAGGAGAAGCCCATCttccaaaccaaacaaatagTGGAACCACTTaaccaaacactacctaaGAAGAGGGGAAGACCAAGGGCAAGGAGTTGGTATAGTTGGAAAAGAGGAGAAGCCCAGGTTCATTaa
- the LOC100839098 gene encoding SWR1-complex protein 3 isoform X3 has translation MAVHLRPGGGDAEQEPGASRGARRRRARLETASKAQRETGEAMLKLQRRVEELQAAAREKDAEVGRLRAEAAGARTKLQEAHQADASRRGRWEAAYLELILGANRKLDELRDCGLGDPGTSAKNPNFKESESCANLSQNTAEHDIASNLGTELRKLKQAYEILSSKKDKEVSALLSERDFVCDQMSIMEQDFAALLKKLEAAQATESAQKLQQNINELQVLAEKKDDEISRLRAKAVSAKEKIDYLQLLVKEKDDEIERLKGGLPETIPKRNKDISETHKRSRNEGPAVWTESKNSCPRTMIEEDFASEIEMAEKHGQAETSKKPKYASSLSNSGNGGDGDEQSGHDEDGDEQSGGDKDDELIGTDEDGDEQSGTDEDSDEQSGTDEDGNEQSGSDDGSEDVDEQNRLPLTRISGEAPNLFCRSVSLMVHVCAPFSKKKLMSTSCGRSSLNLLVVF, from the exons ATGGCAGTCCATCTACGACCGGGTGGAGGCGATGCTGAGCAAGAGCCAGGCGCGAGCCGaggcgctcgccgccgacgcgcgcGCCTGGAGACGGCCAGCAAGGCCCAGCGCGAGACCGGGGAGGCCATGCTGAAGCTCCAGCGGCGCGTGGAGGAGCTgcaagcggcggcgcgagagAAGGACGCCGAGGTCGGCAGGCTGCGGGCGGAAGCCGCTGGTGCCAGGACGAAGCTGCAGGAAGCGCACCAG GCGGACGCGAGCAGGAGGGGGAGGTGGGAGGCGGCCTACCTGGAGCTGATTCTCGGGGCTAATCGGAAGCTCGATG AGCTCAGAGATTGTGGCTTGGGTGATCCCGGAACTTCTGCAAAAAACCCCAACTTTAAG GAATCGGAAAGTTGTGCAAATCTCAGTCAAAATACTGCAGAGCATGACATTGCAAGCAATTTAGGTACAGAGCTAAGAAAGCTAAAGCAAGCTTATGAGATCCTGAGCTCAAAAAAGGACAAGGAAGTTTCTGCACTGCTCTCAGAAAGGGATTTTGTGTGTGACCAGATGAGCATAATGGAGCAGGACTTCGCCGCGCTCCTGAAGAAACTGGAGGCAGCACAAGCTACTGAGTCAGCACAAAAGCTTCAACAGAACATAAATGAGCTTCAAGTGTTGGCCGAAAAGAAGGATGATGAGATTAGCAGATTGCGAGCAAAAGCTGTTAGTGCGAAAGAGAAGATAGATTATCTACAGTTATTGGTCAAGGAGAAAGATGATGAAATCGAAAGACTCAAAGGTGGGCTCCCTGAGACTATTCCAAAGCGTAACAAGGATATCAGTGAGACACATAAAAGATCTAGGAATGAAGGTCCAGCTGTATGGACAGAATCGAAAAATAGTTGTCCTAGAACTATGATAGAAGAAGATTTTGCATCTGAAATAGAAATGGCAGAAAAACATGGGCAAGCTGAGACTAGTAAGAAGCCCAAGTATGCCTCTTCGTTATCAAAT AGTGGAAATGGTGGCGATGGTGATGAGCAGAGTGGACATGATGAGGATGGTGATGAGCAGAGTGGAGGTGATAAGGATGATGAGCTGATTGGAACTGATGAGGATGGTGATGAGCAGAGTGGAACTGATGAGGATAGTGATGAGCAGAGTGGAACTGATGAGGATGGTAATGAGCAGAGTGGAAGTGATGATGGCAGTGAGGATGTTGATGAGCAGAATAG actTCCCCTTACCAGAATTTCTGGAGAAGCTCCGAACCTTTTTTGTCGATCGGTTTCATTAATGGTGCACGTTTGTGCCcctttctctaaaaaaaagttgatgaGTACAAGCTGTGGCAGATCCAGTTTAAACCTCCTTGTGGTATTCTGA
- the LOC100839405 gene encoding pentatricopeptide repeat-containing protein At2g01860, whose translation MSVVSRPFPALPAAVCPVPVKTGARWLRGSYGHSRQGARVSCTGSTDRGFAAELEEAEYHERTYGDSVAAEDGGKEEALPLGWSKDEMEAISALFDRPMRQKPLKPPNPVTLRPLPLPLAHKTRLPVAPAPKQHIRLASRSSYSDRVRKNPEVLVGIAREISALRPESDVAIVLDRWAPFLRKGSLSMTIRELGHMGLPERALQTLCWAQKQTAVPLFPNDRILASTVEVLARFDELRMESALEDCVPTASRVVLEAMASGFIRAGKVGLARKVLELAKINKRTLHPSIYAKLILEAARTPEGYGLAAALLDELGERPDFDLRPQDCTAVMKVCIKLRRYTAVESLFSWFRESGRNPTVVMYTTVIHSRSRDGRHRDALALVWEMEQANCLLDLPAYRVVVKLCVELHDPERAFRYLSRLKDDGFVPTSDMYCNLIEGYAAAGRMAKCRQLIREAESTGVMLDKRLVSSLSEMGGGHP comes from the coding sequence ATGTCCGTGGTGAGCCGGCCATTCCCTGCTCTACCGGCGGCGGTTTGCCCGGTACCGGTGAAGACAGGAGCCAGGTGGCTCCGCGGAAGCTACGGCCATTCTCGGCAGGGAGCTAGGGTTTCTTGCACGGGGTCTACGGATCGGGGTTTCGCTGCGGAGCTGGAGGAAGCGGAGTACCATGAGCGGACCTATGGAGATAGTGTTGCTGCTGAGGATGGTGGTAAGGAGGAAGCTTTGCCTTTAGGATGGAGCAAAGATGAGATGGAAGCCATCTCTGCGCTATTCGACCGTCCAATGCGTCAGAAGCCGCTGAAGCCGCCGAACCCGGTGACGCTGCGGCCTCTCCCTCTGCCGTTGGCCCACAAGACGAGGCTGCCGGTCGCTCCAGCCCCGAAGCAGCACATCCGGCTTGCTTCACGCTCTTCGTACAGCGACCGGGTGCGCAAGAACCCTGAGGTCCTTGTTGGGATTGCACGGGAGATCTCGGCGCTTAGGCCGGAGTCTGATGTGGCCATCGTGCTCGACCGGTGGGCTCCTTTCCTCCGGAAAGGGTCGTTGTCGATGACCATCCGGGAACTCGGGCACATGGGACTCCCCGAGAGGGCGCTCCAGACATTGTGCTGGGCACAGAAGCAGACGGCCGTGCCACTGTTCCCCAATGACCGGATCCTCGCTTCCACCGTCGAGGTTTTGGCGCGCTTCGACGAGCTGAGGATGGAATCTGCGCTTGAGGATTGCGTTCCCACGGCAAGCCGTGTTGTCCTTGAAGCCATGGCAAGCGGGTTCATCAGGGCAGGCAAAGTAGGCCTCGCACGCAAGGTCCTCGAACTCGCCAAGATAAACAAGAGGACGTTGCACCCGAGCATCTACGCAAAGCTGATTCTGGAAGCTGCCCGGACGCCTGAAGGCTACGGGCTCGCCGCTGCACTGCTTGATGAGCTCGGTGAGAGGCCGGACTTTGACCTGCGTCCGCAGGACTGCACGGCTGTCATGAAGGTCTGCATAAAGCTCAGGCGGTACACAGCTGTAGAGAGCCTGTTCAGCTGGTTCAGGGAATCTGGCAGGAACCCCACCGTGGTGATGTACACGACCGTGATCCATAGCCGCTCTCGAGATGGGAGGCACCGGGATGCTCTGGCCCTGGTGTGGGAAATGGAGCAGGCAAACTGCCTTCTTGACTTGCCTGCTTATCGGGTCGTCGTCAAGCTGTGTGTGGAATTGCATGATCCAGAAAGGGCTTTTCGGTACCTGTCGAGGTTAAAGGACGATGGGTTTGTTCCGACCAGTGACATGTACTGTAATTTGATTGAAGGCTATGCCGCTGCGGGGAGGATGGCAAAGTGCCGGCAGCTGATCAGGGAGGCTGAGTCAACCGGCGTTATGCTGGACAAGAGGCTTGTTTCAAGCTTGTCTGAGATGGGAGGTGGACATCCTTGA